A single region of the Podospora pseudopauciseta strain CBS 411.78 chromosome 1, whole genome shotgun sequence genome encodes:
- a CDS encoding hypothetical protein (EggNog:ENOG503PH6A): MKFQAILIATLSATGLASPVPEPQAKPKFVQAYTLRLSSRTPSLDGKPLTLSNTTLGIFPSSPSTPLFYPIRNPQTNLLELHSPQTSSALALVGTHGLLSLSALPNPASVTVPTGTTLDWQNFDLSDDASAGSLTYAGSTKDGSWVAFPVGKGQAGEWAVKWKDVTATTTQNYIPVKVVYEVVEGFHITA; this comes from the exons ATGAAGTTCCAggccatcctcatcgccaccCTCTCGGCCACCGGCCTcgcctcccccgtccccgaGCCTCAAGCCAAGCCCAAGTTCGTCCAGGCTTACACCCTCCGTCTCTCCTC GCGCACCCCCTCTCTAGACGGAAAACCCCtaaccctctccaacacaaccctcggcatcttcccctcctccccctccacccccctcttctACCCCATCcgcaacccccaaaccaacctcctcgagctgcactccccccaaacctcctccgccctcgccctAGTAGGCACCCAcggcctcctctccctctccgccctcccgAACCCGGCCTCCGTCACCGTCCCCACCGGCACGACCCTCGACTGGCAAAACTTTGACCTCTCCGACGACGCCTCCGCCGGCTCCCTCACCTACGCAGGCAGCACCAAGGACGGCTCCTGGGTCGCCTTCCCCGTCGGAAAGGGTCAGGCGGGCGAGTGGGCCGTCAAGTGGAAGGAcgtcaccgccaccacgACCCAGAACTACATCCCCGTCAAGGTTGTCTacgaggttgtcgagggGTTCCACATTACTGCTT